From a single Lentimicrobium sp. L6 genomic region:
- a CDS encoding 5'-nucleotidase, lipoprotein e(P4) family → MKKLFLILLVPVLGMMIFSCQCETKTEDVKDNDALLYSTLFVQRAAEYKALCYQAYNSAHLSLDEKVENYEGSKKLAVVVDIDETVLDNSPHAARSILENTNYPKYWDEWCNLAEAKVIPGSLAFLKYAETKGVETFYISNRKAHLTAVTLKNLQAHGFPFADETHIMLRTSTSDKEERRNKVRETHDIIILCGDNLGDFSSEYDDKNTKTRNELAANQVDEFGATYIVLPNPTYGAWLGAMTKGAPIGINMDSLYKTKLINFELK, encoded by the coding sequence CAGAGGATGTTAAAGATAATGATGCCCTCCTCTATTCAACATTATTTGTGCAAAGAGCTGCTGAGTATAAAGCACTGTGCTATCAAGCTTATAACAGCGCCCATTTGAGTTTAGATGAGAAGGTAGAGAATTACGAGGGTAGTAAAAAGCTAGCGGTTGTTGTAGATATTGACGAAACGGTTTTAGATAATTCTCCTCATGCAGCCAGAAGTATATTAGAAAACACAAACTATCCTAAATATTGGGACGAGTGGTGTAATTTAGCAGAAGCCAAAGTCATTCCTGGCTCCTTAGCCTTTTTAAAATATGCAGAAACCAAAGGTGTAGAAACTTTCTATATCAGTAATAGAAAAGCTCATTTAACAGCCGTTACCCTAAAGAATTTACAAGCACATGGTTTTCCATTCGCCGATGAAACTCACATTATGCTTCGCACTTCTACAAGTGATAAAGAAGAGAGAAGAAACAAGGTAAGAGAAACCCATGATATTATCATTCTTTGTGGGGATAACCTCGGTGATTTCAGCTCTGAATATGATGATAAAAACACGAAAACTAGAAATGAATTGGCTGCCAATCAAGTGGATGAATTTGGCGCTACCTATATTGTTCTTCCCAACCCAACTTATGGTGCTTGGTTAGGTGCTATGACTAAAGGAGCACCTATAGGAATCAATATGGATTCTCTATATAAAACTAAGTTAATCAACTTTGAATTGAAATAA
- a CDS encoding 5-formyltetrahydrofolate cyclo-ligase has product MDIFQQKKALRRKVKELKSQHTLAQKKELSTSILKKIEESSVFKSSDIVMAYWSMDDEVFTHDFVMKWAEQKRIILPVVNGDELELKEFKGVDKLIAGENFGIPEPNGPIFETPEQIQMIIVPGVAFDKNNNRMGRGKAYYDKLLRASKAYKLGLCFSFQVFEEVPFDDLDVQMDSVVY; this is encoded by the coding sequence ATGGATATATTTCAACAGAAGAAAGCCTTAAGAAGAAAAGTGAAGGAGCTTAAAAGTCAACACACTTTAGCGCAAAAGAAAGAATTAAGTACTTCAATCCTTAAAAAAATAGAGGAGTCTTCTGTGTTTAAATCTTCAGATATTGTTATGGCTTATTGGTCAATGGATGATGAAGTATTTACTCACGATTTTGTAATGAAGTGGGCGGAGCAAAAGCGTATTATCCTTCCGGTAGTTAATGGGGATGAATTAGAGTTAAAAGAGTTTAAAGGAGTCGATAAGCTTATTGCAGGAGAGAATTTTGGGATTCCAGAACCTAATGGGCCGATTTTTGAAACACCAGAGCAAATTCAGATGATTATTGTCCCAGGTGTAGCCTTCGATAAAAATAATAATAGAATGGGGAGAGGTAAAGCCTATTATGATAAGCTCCTCCGAGCAAGTAAAGCCTATAAGCTAGGTCTCTGTTTTAGTTTTCAAGTTTTTGAGGAGGTTCCTTTTGATGATTTGGATGTTCAGATGGACAGTGTTGTCTATTAA
- the sppA gene encoding signal peptide peptidase SppA, giving the protein MGQFFKFTLASVLGVILAIFLSIFILIGMMTAAISAGDEETVVEENSILRIKLNYPLNDRSVNDPTSIMNLSDFGKENPGLNEIIKSIEKGAEDPNIKGIYLNAPDVSGGPAQLEEIRKALLKFKESGKFIVAYATGYGQGAYYLASVADEVYLHPEGMILFKGFASEMMFYKGLFEKLDVEMQIIRHGKFKAAVEPFMLDKMSESNREQNTALLTSLWSNILNEISASRNISIEKLNEAADQLSLDNPKKALELKFIDGIKYPDEISALLKEKTEKAEDDDLEFLSIGKYKNSAFFKENTVAKDKIAVIYAAGEIKAGKGNDTYIGEENIRKAIIKAREDDRVKAIVMRVNSPGGSALVSDLIWREVTLTTPVKPVVVSMGYVAASGGYYISCAADYIYADPNTITGSIGVFGMIPNVNGFMTNKLGITFDEVSTNENGNYITINKALTPYQREVIQSSVERVYDSFITKVAKGRNMTKEDVDRIGQGRVWSGSQAIEIGLVDELGGMNEAIVKAAELAEIETYKLKELPVQKDPFQQILEDLTGQSSSIMMKHYLGEKYKYVEMMENMENRAVIQARLPFGMSSIK; this is encoded by the coding sequence ATGGGACAGTTTTTTAAATTTACATTGGCTTCCGTATTGGGAGTAATTTTAGCCATCTTCCTTTCTATTTTTATATTGATTGGAATGATGACCGCTGCGATTTCGGCAGGTGATGAAGAAACCGTAGTAGAAGAGAATAGTATTTTAAGGATAAAGTTGAATTATCCTCTTAACGATCGTTCGGTGAATGATCCTACTTCAATAATGAATCTCTCAGACTTTGGAAAAGAGAATCCTGGTTTGAATGAGATTATTAAAAGTATTGAAAAAGGAGCTGAAGATCCAAATATTAAAGGTATTTATCTAAACGCACCTGATGTTAGTGGAGGTCCTGCCCAATTAGAGGAAATTAGAAAAGCCTTATTAAAATTTAAAGAGTCTGGGAAATTTATAGTGGCTTATGCTACTGGTTACGGTCAAGGAGCTTATTATTTGGCTTCCGTTGCCGATGAAGTTTATCTTCATCCTGAGGGGATGATTCTTTTTAAAGGATTTGCTTCCGAGATGATGTTCTATAAAGGCTTATTTGAGAAATTAGATGTGGAAATGCAAATCATTCGTCATGGCAAGTTTAAAGCGGCTGTTGAGCCCTTTATGTTAGATAAGATGAGTGAGTCGAATCGCGAGCAAAACACTGCCTTATTAACTTCTCTATGGTCAAATATTTTAAATGAAATATCGGCCTCTAGAAATATCAGTATTGAAAAATTGAATGAAGCTGCTGACCAATTAAGCCTCGATAACCCTAAGAAAGCTTTAGAATTGAAATTTATCGATGGAATAAAGTATCCAGATGAAATTTCAGCTCTTTTAAAAGAAAAGACTGAAAAAGCAGAGGACGATGATTTAGAATTTTTGAGTATTGGTAAGTATAAAAATTCTGCTTTCTTTAAAGAAAACACAGTCGCCAAGGATAAAATTGCGGTGATTTATGCTGCTGGTGAAATTAAAGCTGGAAAAGGTAATGATACTTATATTGGAGAAGAAAATATCCGTAAAGCAATCATTAAAGCTCGTGAAGACGACAGAGTAAAAGCCATCGTCATGAGAGTAAATTCCCCAGGTGGCTCTGCTTTGGTATCTGATTTAATTTGGAGAGAAGTTACATTGACAACACCTGTGAAGCCTGTAGTTGTTTCTATGGGATATGTGGCTGCTTCTGGAGGTTATTATATCAGTTGTGCTGCCGATTATATTTATGCCGACCCTAATACCATCACTGGTTCTATTGGAGTATTTGGTATGATTCCTAATGTTAATGGTTTTATGACCAATAAATTAGGAATTACTTTTGATGAAGTATCTACCAACGAAAATGGGAACTATATCACCATTAATAAAGCATTAACTCCTTACCAACGTGAAGTCATTCAAAGTAGTGTAGAACGTGTTTATGATAGTTTTATTACAAAAGTGGCTAAAGGTAGAAATATGACTAAAGAAGATGTAGATAGAATTGGTCAAGGTAGAGTATGGAGTGGTAGTCAAGCTATAGAAATCGGATTAGTTGATGAGTTAGGAGGAATGAATGAAGCGATTGTAAAAGCAGCTGAGTTGGCAGAAATTGAAACTTATAAATTAAAAGAACTTCCAGTACAGAAAGACCCATTTCAACAAATTTTGGAAGACTTAACCGGACAATCTTCTTCTATCATGATGAAGCATTATTTAGGCGAAAAATATAAATATGTGGAGATGATGGAGAATATGGAAAATCGTGCTGTTATTCAAGCTCGTTTACCTTTTGGAATGTCTTCTATTAAATAG
- a CDS encoding glucosaminidase domain-containing protein, with amino-acid sequence MKLQKIISITIGMMLMMIAIANPPFRPENMGFTPNNYYSVFIMDQGKSEIDHLSAMLQFYNPKIKSDQANQMAKIYVEESIAEGVNHDIAFCQMILETGFLKYGGDVKSHQNNFCGLGATGNREAGEYFPDVRTGIRAHIQHLKAYASIENINHKSVDKRFRFVKRGSATTIYALQGKWATDPQYDQKLENLLERLFQFRYFYAIRDLETENLH; translated from the coding sequence ATGAAGTTACAAAAAATCATATCCATAACTATAGGCATGATGCTTATGATGATAGCCATTGCAAATCCGCCATTTAGGCCGGAAAACATGGGCTTTACCCCAAATAATTACTATTCGGTTTTTATTATGGATCAAGGTAAAAGTGAAATAGATCATTTATCTGCTATGCTGCAGTTCTATAACCCAAAAATAAAATCTGACCAAGCAAATCAGATGGCTAAAATTTATGTGGAAGAAAGTATAGCTGAAGGAGTGAATCATGATATTGCATTCTGTCAGATGATATTAGAAACTGGTTTTTTAAAATATGGGGGCGATGTAAAAAGTCATCAAAATAATTTTTGCGGTTTAGGTGCCACAGGGAATCGTGAAGCAGGGGAGTATTTTCCTGATGTCAGAACAGGAATCAGAGCGCATATTCAGCATTTAAAAGCCTATGCCAGCATCGAAAACATAAATCACAAGAGTGTAGATAAAAGATTCCGATTTGTAAAAAGAGGCTCTGCTACTACCATCTATGCCCTTCAGGGAAAATGGGCCACCGACCCTCAATATGATCAAAAGTTAGAAAACCTCTTAGAAAGACTCTTCCAATTTCGCTATTTCTATGCAATCCGTGACTTGGAAACAGAGAATCTTCACTAA
- the folK gene encoding 2-amino-4-hydroxy-6-hydroxymethyldihydropteridine diphosphokinase, with amino-acid sequence MKNKLTLLIGGNVGDRLFYLQKTIDLLSKKLGKVIKKSSIYETAAWGFDSEDFYNMALVLETEYSPTDCLNITQGIEFDIGRKEKSKNGNYSARCIDIDLLFYNGLIYHDERLQIPHVSIQERKFVLIPLNEIMEQHIHPQELKSMSELLSTCKDQSEVKKINEYI; translated from the coding sequence ATGAAAAACAAGCTAACTTTATTAATAGGTGGAAATGTGGGAGATAGATTATTTTACCTTCAGAAAACCATAGATCTATTATCAAAAAAATTGGGTAAAGTCATTAAAAAATCTTCAATATATGAAACTGCTGCTTGGGGTTTTGATTCGGAGGATTTTTATAATATGGCTTTAGTTTTAGAAACAGAGTATAGCCCAACAGATTGTTTAAACATCACTCAAGGTATTGAATTTGATATAGGAAGAAAAGAAAAAAGCAAGAATGGAAATTATAGTGCCAGATGTATAGATATTGATCTCTTGTTTTATAATGGGCTCATATACCATGACGAAAGACTGCAAATACCACATGTGAGCATACAAGAAAGGAAGTTTGTGCTCATTCCATTAAATGAAATCATGGAGCAACATATTCATCCACAAGAATTAAAAAGCATGAGTGAATTATTGAGTACATGCAAAGACCAATCAGAGGTAAAAAAGATAAATGAATACATATAA